The Halopseudomonas sabulinigri genome window below encodes:
- a CDS encoding DUF4124 domain-containing protein — protein sequence MPAFKRIMDWTLLLLAVTGPGVACADLYRYIDDKGVTVLDSRVPPHFISRGYEVLDSQGRVKLVVPAAPTAAEREANRAALEAQKAQDTADANLLRLYSSTADLERAQSRQIQQIENQITASRASIEDLQAEREELQGRAAQAERAGRAVDPDVLAELAAVDSETARLQRLISRKRQEIAETNSDFERQRERLNFLLDDE from the coding sequence GTGCCTGCATTTAAACGGATAATGGATTGGACGTTGTTGCTGCTCGCGGTCACCGGACCCGGCGTGGCCTGTGCCGATCTCTACCGCTATATCGACGATAAGGGTGTAACCGTGCTGGATAGCCGGGTGCCACCGCATTTTATCAGTCGTGGATATGAAGTGCTGGATTCTCAGGGCCGCGTGAAGCTGGTGGTGCCGGCTGCGCCCACGGCGGCTGAGCGTGAAGCCAATCGGGCCGCGCTGGAAGCACAGAAGGCGCAGGATACCGCCGATGCCAACCTGCTCCGCCTGTACAGCAGCACGGCTGATTTGGAACGGGCGCAAAGCCGCCAGATTCAGCAGATCGAAAATCAGATCACGGCCTCCCGGGCCAGTATCGAAGATCTGCAGGCGGAACGTGAGGAATTGCAAGGTCGCGCAGCCCAAGCTGAGCGGGCCGGTCGTGCGGTTGACCCGGACGTGCTGGCCGAGCTCGCGGCAGTGGATTCAGAGACCGCGCGCCTGCAGCGCCTGATCAGTCGAAAACGGCAGGAAATCGCTGAAACCAACAGCGACTTCGAGCGTCAGCGCGAGCGGCTCAATTTCCTGCTCGACGACGAGTAG
- a CDS encoding acyl-CoA thioesterase, giving the protein MQPSEFRFSYPLRVRWSEADLQGIVFNGHYLNYADVGVTEYYRELNAANPGRDDLSGNEFFAVKTLLEYRAPAMFDDLLDIRLRVSRLGNSSMAFSMGIFRHETLLVEGEIVYVRADQQTRRPLPIPAGFKEAIRQFEQVAPSEA; this is encoded by the coding sequence ATGCAGCCAAGCGAGTTCCGCTTCAGCTATCCGCTCCGGGTACGCTGGTCCGAGGCCGACCTGCAGGGCATCGTGTTCAACGGTCACTACCTGAATTACGCCGACGTCGGCGTCACCGAGTACTACCGTGAGCTGAACGCGGCCAACCCCGGCCGCGACGACCTGTCCGGCAACGAGTTCTTTGCGGTGAAAACCCTGCTGGAATATCGCGCGCCGGCCATGTTCGACGACCTGTTGGACATCCGCCTGCGTGTTTCGCGTCTGGGCAATAGCAGCATGGCCTTCAGCATGGGGATATTCCGGCACGAGACCTTGCTGGTCGAAGGCGAGATTGTCTATGTTCGCGCCGACCAGCAGACGCGGCGGCCACTGCCGATTCCGGCAGGCTTCAAAGAGGCGATAAGGCAGTTTGAGCAGGTAGCTCCGAGCGAAGCCTGA
- the argB gene encoding acetylglutamate kinase, with protein sequence MLNRDAAIQVSKVLTEALPYIQRFTGKTIVIKYGGNAMESDELKNSFARDIVLMKTVGINPVVVHGGGPQIGDLLARLNIESHFIEGMRVTDTQTMDVVEMVLGGQVNKDIVNLINQHGGSAIGLTGKDAGLIKARQLKVTRNTPGMDKPEIIDIGHVGEVVEINTKLINRLVSDDYIPVIAPIGVGADGASYNINADLVAGKVAEALQAEKLMLLTNIAGLMDKSGKVLTGLSTAQVDELIADGTIYGGMLPKIRCALDAVQGGVSSAIIVDGRVPNAVLLEVFTDTGVGTLITNKQPDA encoded by the coding sequence ATGTTGAACCGCGACGCAGCCATACAGGTTTCCAAGGTACTGACCGAGGCGCTGCCCTACATACAGCGTTTTACCGGCAAGACCATCGTCATCAAGTACGGCGGAAACGCGATGGAGAGCGATGAGCTGAAAAACAGCTTCGCCCGCGATATCGTGCTGATGAAAACCGTCGGCATCAACCCGGTGGTGGTGCACGGCGGCGGCCCTCAAATTGGCGACCTGCTGGCGCGCTTGAACATCGAGAGCCACTTCATCGAAGGCATGCGCGTGACTGACACCCAAACCATGGACGTGGTCGAAATGGTGCTCGGCGGCCAGGTGAACAAGGACATCGTCAACCTGATCAACCAGCATGGCGGCAGCGCTATTGGCCTGACCGGCAAGGACGCCGGCCTGATCAAGGCCCGACAGCTGAAAGTCACCCGCAACACTCCCGGCATGGACAAGCCGGAGATCATCGACATCGGCCATGTTGGCGAAGTGGTCGAGATCAACACCAAGTTGATCAACCGCCTGGTCTCCGATGACTACATTCCCGTCATAGCACCCATCGGTGTTGGCGCGGATGGCGCCTCGTACAACATCAATGCCGACCTGGTCGCCGGCAAGGTCGCCGAGGCTCTGCAAGCCGAGAAGCTGATGCTGCTGACCAACATCGCCGGCCTGATGGACAAGTCCGGCAAGGTGCTGACCGGCCTGAGTACCGCACAGGTAGACGAGCTGATTGCCGATGGCACCATTTACGGCGGTATGCTGCCGAAGATCCGCTGCGCGCTGGACGCCGTTCAGGGTGGCGTCAGCAGTGCCATCATCGTCGATGGCCGGGTACCCAATGCCGTGTTGCTGGAGGTCTTCACCGACACCGGGGTTGGCACACTGATCACCAACAAGCAGCCGGACGCCTGA
- a CDS encoding phosphomannomutase/phosphoglucomutase, which yields MKMKKTDAKAGLPNTAIPLGMAIAGVAAGAAMLWLALTGFTGQRNDELIESYANQQLAGLNQSMQQLQADLGQLASNPQLQVALNQGGSATIDRLLRYQLADTLAIYTAAPGDAELVSNETAPLSFAALDMIRRAERGLPVPLEAHKVEGAWRLYGVKPLRASEKAPIGGTLTGVFQLERVLNGLPALAADVGQVRLVQHFPGGPEQELFKRGNGKGAVVRLTSSNPAWHIEFRAGPGLSHSSADPLLLVGAALLALLGGLFGMLWLQRSWTQSLRTDTHTLTQLTLGHKAAGLLLSPLEPLAQNIMQLVKRSGQTLGASPKRDDAPAPSNKADKAPSKGAESLTDPLFQDNEILDIDILDDGDPFAMSDASSPTAPSGPAIPSLPAEIFRAYDIRGVVGKSLTEEYVYWLGRSIGSASIDAGESRVMVARDGRLSGPALIEQLIKGLMESGCAVTDLGMVPTPVLYFATHTTGATSGVMLTGSHNPPAYNGLKIVVAGETLSGDQISALNTRLRDNQLHSGSGSREQRDILGDYHQYILDDVVMARPLKVVVDCGNGVAGVIAQQLLEGIGCQVIPLYCEVDGLFPNHHPDPGKPENLVELINTVKREGADLGVAFDGDADRLGFVTETGEMIYPDRLMMLFAEDIVTRHPGADIIFDVKCTRQLPALISRAGGRPVMWKSGHSLVKAKMKETGALLGGEMSGHVFFKERWFGFDDGLYSACRLLEILSMQAESASTVMSRYPAGLSTPEINLTVGETQKFAIIQALGQQADWGDGKVTTLDGIRVDFPTSWGLIRASNTTPVLVLRFEAEQQDELERVQQLFREQLQAAAPEVKITF from the coding sequence ATGAAAATGAAAAAGACCGATGCCAAGGCAGGACTACCCAACACCGCCATTCCACTCGGCATGGCGATCGCCGGCGTTGCCGCTGGCGCGGCCATGCTCTGGCTGGCACTGACCGGCTTTACCGGTCAACGCAACGACGAGCTGATTGAAAGCTACGCCAACCAGCAGCTCGCCGGTCTGAACCAGAGCATGCAGCAACTACAGGCCGACCTGGGCCAACTGGCCAGCAACCCGCAGCTGCAGGTTGCACTCAATCAGGGCGGCAGCGCCACCATAGACCGCCTGCTGCGCTATCAGTTGGCCGACACCCTGGCCATATACACGGCTGCGCCCGGCGATGCCGAGCTGGTATCCAACGAGACCGCGCCGCTGAGCTTTGCCGCGTTGGATATGATCCGCCGGGCCGAGCGCGGCCTGCCGGTGCCGCTGGAAGCCCACAAAGTCGAAGGGGCCTGGCGCCTGTACGGCGTGAAGCCTCTGCGCGCTTCAGAGAAAGCGCCCATCGGCGGCACCCTGACCGGCGTGTTCCAGCTGGAGCGCGTACTCAACGGTCTGCCGGCACTGGCCGCAGACGTGGGCCAGGTGCGGCTGGTGCAGCATTTTCCGGGTGGCCCCGAGCAGGAGCTGTTCAAGCGCGGTAACGGCAAGGGCGCCGTAGTACGCCTCACCAGCAGCAACCCCGCCTGGCACATAGAGTTCCGCGCCGGACCAGGGCTGTCACATAGCAGCGCCGACCCCCTTTTACTGGTGGGTGCAGCGCTGCTGGCACTGCTCGGCGGCCTGTTCGGCATGCTCTGGCTGCAGCGCAGCTGGACGCAAAGCTTGCGAACCGACACCCACACCCTGACCCAGCTGACCCTCGGCCACAAGGCCGCTGGCCTGCTGCTGAGCCCGCTGGAGCCCCTGGCCCAGAACATCATGCAGCTGGTCAAGCGCTCCGGCCAGACGCTCGGCGCCTCGCCCAAACGCGACGACGCCCCCGCCCCGTCGAACAAAGCTGACAAGGCGCCTTCCAAGGGCGCAGAAAGCCTCACCGACCCGCTGTTCCAAGACAACGAGATCCTCGACATCGATATTCTCGATGACGGTGACCCCTTTGCCATGAGCGACGCCAGCAGTCCGACCGCGCCCAGTGGGCCAGCGATCCCCAGCCTGCCGGCGGAAATTTTCCGCGCCTACGATATTCGCGGCGTGGTGGGTAAAAGCCTGACCGAAGAGTACGTCTACTGGCTGGGGCGCAGCATTGGCAGCGCCTCGATCGATGCTGGCGAGTCCCGCGTGATGGTGGCCCGCGACGGCCGCCTGTCCGGGCCGGCGTTGATCGAGCAACTGATCAAGGGCCTGATGGAAAGCGGCTGTGCGGTAACCGATCTGGGCATGGTGCCCACCCCGGTACTGTATTTTGCGACGCACACCACAGGCGCCACCTCCGGCGTCATGCTGACCGGCAGCCACAACCCGCCCGCCTATAACGGCCTGAAGATCGTGGTCGCGGGTGAAACGCTGTCAGGCGACCAGATCAGCGCGCTGAATACTCGCCTGCGGGACAATCAGCTGCACTCCGGCAGCGGCAGTCGCGAGCAGCGCGACATTCTAGGCGACTACCATCAGTACATTCTCGACGACGTAGTGATGGCGCGGCCGCTCAAGGTGGTGGTCGACTGCGGCAATGGCGTTGCCGGCGTGATCGCCCAGCAATTGCTCGAAGGCATCGGCTGCCAGGTGATTCCGCTGTACTGCGAGGTCGACGGGCTGTTCCCCAACCACCATCCCGATCCCGGCAAGCCGGAAAATCTGGTCGAGTTGATCAACACGGTGAAACGCGAGGGAGCTGATCTGGGTGTCGCCTTCGACGGCGATGCGGATCGGCTCGGCTTTGTCACCGAGACCGGCGAGATGATCTATCCCGACCGCCTGATGATGCTGTTTGCCGAAGACATTGTGACTCGCCACCCCGGAGCCGACATCATCTTTGACGTTAAATGCACGCGTCAGTTGCCGGCACTGATCAGCCGCGCCGGCGGGCGTCCGGTAATGTGGAAGTCCGGCCACTCGCTGGTCAAGGCAAAGATGAAGGAAACCGGCGCCCTGCTTGGCGGCGAAATGAGCGGCCATGTGTTCTTCAAGGAGCGCTGGTTCGGGTTTGACGACGGCCTCTATAGCGCCTGCCGCCTGCTGGAAATACTGTCGATGCAAGCGGAATCGGCGAGCACCGTGATGAGTCGCTACCCGGCGGGCCTGAGCACGCCGGAGATCAATCTCACGGTGGGTGAAACGCAAAAGTTCGCGATCATCCAGGCGCTCGGTCAGCAGGCCGACTGGGGCGACGGCAAGGTCACCACGCTGGACGGCATCCGCGTCGACTTCCCCACCAGCTGGGGCTTGATCCGCGCCTCCAACACCACCCCGGTGCTGGTGCTGCGCTTTGAAGCCGAGCAGCAGGACGAGCTGGAACGCGTACAGCAACTATTCCGGGAGCAACTGCAAGCAGCGGCACCCGAGGTTAAAATTACATTCTGA
- the dut gene encoding dUTP diphosphatase, translating into MHALQAKVLDPRLGAEWPLPAYATTGSAGLDLRAMLQEPLQLQPGETQLLPTGLAIHIADPGLAAMILPRSGMGHKHGIVLGNLVGLIDSDYQGQLMVSCWNRSASAFTINPGERIAQLVLVPVLQARFEIVEEFDDSQRGSGGFGHTGSH; encoded by the coding sequence ATGCACGCGCTGCAAGCCAAAGTACTCGACCCCCGCCTCGGCGCTGAATGGCCACTACCCGCTTACGCTACCACCGGCTCTGCCGGCCTTGATTTACGCGCCATGCTGCAGGAGCCTTTGCAATTGCAACCGGGTGAAACCCAGCTGCTGCCGACTGGACTGGCGATCCATATCGCCGACCCCGGTCTGGCTGCGATGATCTTGCCGCGCTCAGGCATGGGCCATAAACACGGCATCGTGCTGGGCAATCTGGTTGGCCTGATCGACTCCGATTATCAGGGCCAACTGATGGTCTCCTGCTGGAACCGTAGCGCCAGCGCCTTCACCATCAATCCGGGTGAGCGCATCGCCCAGCTGGTGCTGGTGCCGGTTTTGCAAGCAAGATTCGAGATCGTTGAGGAGTTCGACGACAGCCAGCGCGGCAGTGGCGGCTTCGGTCACACCGGCAGCCACTGA
- the coaBC gene encoding bifunctional phosphopantothenoylcysteine decarboxylase/phosphopantothenate--cysteine ligase CoaBC, whose protein sequence is MQPLINKQVVLGVSGGIAAYKSAELIRRLRDAGAEVRVVMTQAAREFITPLTLQALSGHPVHGDLLDPEAEAAMGHIELARWADLVLIAPATADLMARLAQGRGDDLLTTLVLATDAPIALAPAMNQAMWRDAATQANLELLLARGVKVFGPGSGGQACGDVGPGRMLEPTDIAARAAECFQRGSLSGKHVLINAGPTREALDPVRYISNHSSGKMGFALAEAAVEAGARVTLVAGPVNLPTPARVARVDVVSAQDMLAACEAALPADLFIASAAVADYRPANCAEQKLKKTPGSDDGMTLTLVRNPDILATLAAHPQRPWTVGFAAETHDLMTYAADKLQRKNLDLIIANDVSQSGIGFNSEDNAVTLIDRALNSSVLPRASKTKLAREIIARIADLMATTNKHKEA, encoded by the coding sequence ATGCAGCCGTTGATCAACAAACAGGTGGTACTGGGTGTCAGTGGCGGCATTGCCGCCTATAAAAGCGCCGAGCTGATTCGTCGTCTGCGTGACGCTGGCGCCGAAGTGAGGGTGGTGATGACGCAGGCCGCACGTGAGTTCATCACGCCGCTGACCTTACAGGCGCTATCCGGCCACCCGGTGCACGGCGACCTGCTCGACCCCGAGGCCGAGGCAGCCATGGGGCACATTGAGCTGGCGCGCTGGGCTGATCTGGTGCTGATTGCCCCGGCTACCGCCGACCTGATGGCACGCTTGGCGCAAGGCCGCGGTGACGACCTGCTCACCACTCTGGTGTTGGCCACCGATGCTCCCATCGCTCTGGCGCCGGCCATGAACCAGGCCATGTGGCGCGATGCCGCCACCCAGGCCAATCTCGAGTTGCTGCTCGCGCGTGGCGTCAAGGTGTTCGGCCCTGGCAGCGGTGGCCAGGCCTGCGGCGACGTTGGACCGGGACGCATGCTGGAACCTACCGATATCGCCGCCCGCGCCGCCGAATGCTTCCAGCGCGGCAGTCTCAGCGGCAAACACGTGCTGATCAACGCCGGCCCGACCCGCGAAGCCCTAGATCCGGTGCGCTACATATCCAATCACAGCTCGGGCAAGATGGGCTTTGCCCTGGCCGAAGCGGCCGTCGAAGCCGGCGCCCGGGTAACCCTGGTGGCCGGGCCGGTCAACCTGCCAACGCCAGCGCGCGTCGCGCGGGTTGATGTCGTCAGCGCGCAAGACATGCTGGCCGCCTGCGAAGCCGCCCTGCCGGCCGACCTGTTCATTGCCTCCGCCGCCGTGGCGGACTACCGCCCGGCCAACTGCGCCGAGCAGAAGTTGAAAAAGACGCCGGGTAGCGACGATGGCATGACCCTCACCCTGGTGCGCAACCCGGATATTCTCGCCACCCTGGCAGCGCACCCGCAGCGCCCCTGGACCGTTGGCTTTGCCGCCGAGACCCACGACCTGATGACCTACGCTGCCGACAAACTGCAGCGCAAGAATCTTGACCTGATTATCGCCAATGATGTCAGCCAGAGCGGGATCGGCTTTAATAGTGAAGACAACGCCGTCACCCTGATTGATCGCGCGCTGAACAGCAGCGTGCTACCCCGCGCCAGCAAAACCAAGCTGGCACGCGAGATCATTGCCCGCATCGCCGACCTGATGGCGACGACCAACAAGCATAAGGAAGCCTGA
- the radC gene encoding RadC family protein, translating into MAITDWPLAERPREKLLAQGAAALSDAELLAIFLRTGLPGRSAVDLARDLLNGFGSLRGLLQADLREFSGHAGLGPAKYAQLQAVLEMGRRHLFEDLKRGSALTSPGAVRQFLKSRLMALPHEVFACLFLDNQHRVIAFEELFRGTLDSASVYPREVIKRALAHNAAALILTHNHPSGVAEPSQSDLQLTRRLKESLGLLDIRVLDHLIVGDGDPVSFAERGLL; encoded by the coding sequence ATGGCGATAACGGATTGGCCGCTGGCAGAGCGGCCGCGGGAAAAATTGCTGGCCCAGGGCGCGGCCGCGCTGTCGGATGCCGAACTGCTGGCGATTTTTTTGCGCACAGGTTTACCGGGACGCAGCGCGGTGGATCTGGCGCGCGACTTACTCAACGGCTTTGGCAGCCTGCGGGGGTTGTTGCAGGCAGACTTGCGCGAGTTCAGCGGGCATGCCGGTCTCGGCCCGGCGAAGTACGCACAGCTGCAGGCTGTGCTCGAGATGGGCCGTCGGCATCTGTTCGAGGACCTCAAGCGCGGTAGCGCACTGACTTCGCCCGGGGCAGTACGTCAGTTTCTGAAGAGCCGGCTGATGGCGTTGCCGCACGAGGTCTTCGCGTGCCTGTTTCTGGATAACCAGCACCGGGTGATTGCCTTCGAGGAGCTGTTTCGCGGCACGCTCGACAGCGCCAGCGTCTATCCGCGCGAGGTGATCAAGCGTGCGCTGGCGCACAACGCGGCAGCGCTGATTCTGACCCACAATCACCCGTCCGGTGTGGCCGAGCCCAGTCAGTCGGACCTGCAGCTAACGCGGCGTTTAAAGGAAAGTCTCGGTCTGCTGGATATTCGGGTGCTGGATCATCTGATCGTCGGCGATGGCGATCCAGTGTCCTTTGCCGAGCGCGGGCTGCTGTGA
- the rpmB gene encoding 50S ribosomal protein L28 gives MSRVCQVTGKGPVTGNNVSHANNKTKRRFLPNLQHHRFWVESEKRFVRLRTSAKGMRIIDKRGIDVVLNEIRARGEKV, from the coding sequence ATGTCTCGAGTATGTCAGGTGACCGGTAAAGGTCCAGTGACTGGGAACAATGTTTCCCACGCTAACAACAAAACCAAGCGTCGTTTTCTGCCTAACCTGCAGCACCATCGCTTCTGGGTTGAGTCGGAAAAACGTTTCGTCCGTCTGCGCACTTCTGCCAAGGGCATGCGCATTATCGACAAGCGTGGCATCGACGTAGTGTTGAACGAAATCCGCGCCCGCGGCGAAAAAGTTTAA
- the rpmG gene encoding 50S ribosomal protein L33 — MRELIRLVSTAGTGHFYTTDKNKRTTPDKIEIKKFDPVVRKHVPYKEAKIK; from the coding sequence ATGCGTGAATTGATTCGTTTGGTTTCTACTGCCGGTACTGGTCACTTCTACACTACCGACAAGAACAAGCGTACTACTCCCGATAAGATCGAAATCAAGAAGTTCGATCCGGTTGTACGCAAGCACGTGCCTTACAAGGAAGCCAAGATCAAATAA
- a CDS encoding peptidoglycan DD-metalloendopeptidase family protein has translation MRALLLLLPLLISPFAMAGSIYKYTDANGVTTYTDKKTAGAEVIVFRDAMVENVDRQVYVTKRSHAGGETLIVHNDLYAPVEIKLSISNAQNVTGVPREPITWVMQPRQELRLVTLQPTGTGAVHYDYKLEHALGDPRAEQSLTYYPLPWRGGPFRLTQGPGGRYSHTGIKGRYAMDIAMPEGTPIVAARSGMVIKTENSQTGRGNNPSGNFVRLLHDDGTMSVYLHLKRGSVRVAEGQRISTGQLLALSGNTGNSTGPHLHFVVQKNVGLQTVSIPFEFAQPVDGLPNFAVGGEP, from the coding sequence ATGCGTGCCTTACTGCTCCTTCTCCCTCTGCTGATCAGCCCCTTTGCGATGGCCGGCAGCATCTACAAATACACCGATGCCAACGGTGTGACGACCTATACCGACAAGAAAACCGCCGGCGCTGAAGTCATCGTGTTTCGTGATGCCATGGTCGAGAACGTGGATCGTCAGGTCTACGTCACCAAGCGCAGCCACGCGGGCGGGGAAACCCTGATCGTACATAACGACCTGTATGCCCCGGTCGAGATCAAACTCAGCATCAGCAACGCACAGAACGTGACCGGCGTACCGCGCGAGCCGATCACCTGGGTCATGCAGCCACGTCAGGAGCTGCGCCTGGTCACCCTGCAGCCCACCGGCACCGGCGCGGTACATTACGATTACAAGCTGGAGCATGCCCTGGGCGATCCGCGCGCCGAGCAGTCACTCACCTACTATCCGCTGCCTTGGCGTGGCGGCCCCTTCCGGCTGACCCAGGGTCCCGGCGGGCGCTATAGCCACACCGGCATCAAGGGCCGCTATGCGATGGATATCGCCATGCCGGAAGGCACACCCATCGTAGCTGCCCGCAGCGGCATGGTAATCAAGACCGAAAACAGCCAGACCGGCCGCGGCAACAACCCTTCCGGCAACTTCGTGCGCCTGCTGCACGACGACGGCACCATGAGCGTCTATCTGCATCTCAAGCGCGGCTCGGTACGTGTCGCCGAAGGTCAGCGCATCAGCACCGGCCAACTGCTCGCCCTGTCAGGCAATACCGGCAACAGCACCGGCCCGCACCTGCACTTTGTCGTGCAGAAGAACGTCGGCCTGCAGACCGTGTCGATCCCCTTCGAGTTTGCCCAGCCGGTTGATGGCCTGCCCAACTTTGCCGTGGGTGGCGAGCCCTGA
- the desA gene encoding delta-9 fatty acid desaturase DesA yields the protein MWYNGLLNPSGWQVLAVILVLTHITIVSVTVYLHRYSAHRALELHPALKHFFRFWLWLTTSMNTREWTAIHRKHHAKCETPDDPHSPVHKGLSTVLRKGAELYMEEAKNEDTLRIYGKNCPDDWIERNLYSRFPIAGVTLMALIDLALFGVLGITVWAIQMIWIPVFAAGVINGLGHAMGYRNFECRDAATNISPWGILIGGEELHNNHHTYPNSAKLSVKKWEFDMGWMWIRLFSLLGLASVRRTAPIAHQVAGKQTLDMDTAMAILNNRFQIMAQYRKLVIKPLVRQEIQKVDESVRHLFRRAKRLLSRETSLLDDKHQARIDTMLTHSQALKVIYEKRLALQQIWGRTSANGHDMLQALKDWCQQAEESGIKALQDFAGSLRTYSLQPSAA from the coding sequence ATGTGGTACAACGGCTTACTCAACCCATCCGGCTGGCAGGTATTGGCCGTGATTCTGGTTCTGACGCACATTACCATTGTCAGCGTCACCGTCTACCTGCACCGTTATTCCGCTCACCGGGCGCTGGAACTGCACCCGGCGCTCAAACACTTTTTCCGTTTCTGGTTGTGGCTCACCACCAGCATGAACACCCGCGAGTGGACCGCCATCCACCGCAAGCACCACGCCAAGTGCGAAACCCCGGACGATCCGCACAGCCCGGTGCACAAGGGCCTGAGCACTGTGCTGCGCAAAGGCGCCGAGCTTTACATGGAAGAGGCGAAGAACGAGGACACCCTGCGCATCTACGGCAAGAACTGCCCGGATGACTGGATCGAACGCAACCTTTACAGCCGCTTTCCGATTGCCGGTGTGACCCTTATGGCGCTGATTGATCTGGCGCTGTTCGGCGTGCTCGGCATCACCGTATGGGCCATTCAGATGATCTGGATCCCGGTTTTTGCCGCCGGCGTGATCAACGGTCTGGGTCACGCCATGGGCTACCGCAACTTCGAGTGTCGCGACGCCGCCACCAATATTTCGCCCTGGGGCATCCTGATTGGCGGCGAAGAGCTGCACAACAATCACCACACCTATCCCAACTCCGCCAAGCTGTCGGTGAAGAAGTGGGAGTTTGACATGGGCTGGATGTGGATTCGCCTGTTCAGCCTGCTGGGCCTGGCCTCGGTGCGTCGCACCGCTCCGATCGCGCATCAGGTTGCCGGCAAGCAGACACTGGACATGGATACCGCCATGGCCATCCTCAACAACCGCTTCCAGATCATGGCACAGTACCGCAAGCTGGTGATCAAGCCGCTGGTGCGCCAGGAAATCCAGAAGGTAGACGAGTCCGTCCGCCACCTGTTCCGACGCGCCAAGCGCCTGCTCAGCCGCGAGACCAGCCTGCTGGACGACAAGCATCAGGCGCGCATCGATACCATGCTGACGCACAGTCAGGCGCTCAAGGTGATCTACGAGAAGCGGCTGGCACTGCAACAGATCTGGGGTCGTACCAGCGCCAATGGCCACGACATGCTGCAAGCACTGAAAGACTGGTGTCAGCAAGCCGAGGAAAGCGGCATCAAGGCGCTGCAGGACTTTGCCGGCTCACTGCGCACCTATTCCCTGCAACCCAGCGCAGCCTGA